In the genome of Vicia villosa cultivar HV-30 ecotype Madison, WI linkage group LG7, Vvil1.0, whole genome shotgun sequence, one region contains:
- the LOC131618466 gene encoding two-component response regulator ORR9-like, which translates to MVMASETQFHVLAVDDSIVDRMLIEKLLKTSSFQVTTVDSATKALRFLGLVDDVASEIHQDVEVNLIITDYCMPEMTGFDLLRKIKESKSFKDIPVVIMSSENVPSRINRCLEEGAEEFFLKPVKQSDVNKLKPHLLKSRVNEGQE; encoded by the exons ATGGTTATGGCTTCAGAGACTCAGTTCCATGTTTTGGCTGTTGATGATAGTATTGTTGACAGAATGCTGATTGAAAAGCTTCTAAAAACTTCTTCATTTCAAG TTACTACAGTGGATTCTGCTACTAAGGCTTTAAGGTTTCTTGGTTTGGTTGATGATGTTGCTTCAGAAATTCATCAG GATgtagaagttaatttaatcataaCAGATTATTGTATGCCAGAGATGACTGGTTTTGATCTGCTCAGAAAAATCAAG GAATCCAAATCTTTTAAGGACATACCAGTTGTGATTATGTCCTCAGAGAATGTCCCATCTAGAATAAATAG ATGTTTGGAAGAGGGAGCTGAAGAATTCTTCCTGAAACCAGTTAAACAATCAGATGTAAACAAGCTCAAACCtcatttgttgaaatcaagagttAATGAAGGGCAAGAATAA